The Panicum virgatum strain AP13 chromosome 6K, P.virgatum_v5, whole genome shotgun sequence nucleotide sequence ATCTTGGCTCATTCAATATTTCACTATTGCCAACAAAGCATTACACATGTGCTGGCAGCAGTGTGTGTTTCAAAAGACGCTGTGTTCTCCTGTGTATCTGAGAGAAAAGGAAGATGCTATGTGGTTGTCCAGCTTCTGCCTAGCACCTAGCACCTAGCACCTAGCTAGGTAAGCAGTGCCAGGTACTGCTTATGTAGCTGAGTGCCCTCCAGATGGCATGTTAAATGCACCAGATTTGAACAATCTTGTACCTAGTTGCGCATAGTAGCACATTGCTTACATATGCCAATTCCCTCACAGTCAGGGGGGCAAAGTCACCACCTGAACTTTTTTTAAATAGGCaattatgcccgtgcgttgctacggacaaAGTTGGTATAAGTCTCGGATATGTTTTGGTGCCCTGcgttaatttgtagggatctaCATAATTGAGTCGTGGACGGAGGGGGTTGGTCCGACTCGAATATAGGATGGACTAAGGCCCACCTATCAATAATACGAGacggaccaaaccaaaaatttaggtggaaaccttactcgctttagaaataggtatagatatagatattgGCAACAGTAACTGATTGGTAATGTGATTATCATCTGCAGATAGGCCGTACTAGTAGAGAACTAGCAGCACAGGATCAATGCGTATATCTTTTGTAATGCTTCAATTTATCATGTTCTCTTGATTCTAGATGTGTGAATATAAAGTATTTTGATAGAACACCGAGAGCTTGATGACAGATGCTGTTGAATGATGGCGTTAATGTGTTCAGACTGTGGACTTTAGAATATGTTTAAAAAGGCTACATATTTTGATATTTATGTGGACCATCGGAAGGTGCTTTCTGTATTATCCTTTCGGAACATATAGACATATAGCGCTGCTGATTTATTTAAGAAACAATTATTCACTTCCAAGAATTGTATATCCCACAGATTCAACAAATTTTCATGAAACTTATATTCTGCAGATCATGGGCCTTAATCCTCCTTTTGGATTAAAAGCAATCCTTGCAAACAAATTCATTGACAAGGCACtgactttcaagccaaagctcATTATACTAATTGTTCCCAAGGAAACTGAGAGGTATAGAAATATTTCTTGGAAATTAGTGTAAGACATATTTATACTGACACTTATTTTCCCTTCATATTTCACCTGTATCCTTGACATTATCAGGTTGGATCAAAAGCAACCGCCTTATGATTTGGTGTGGGAGGATGCTGAAAGTCTTTCTGGGAAGGTACGAACTTAACCAATAAAACAACCACTCTCCTGCTTCATGTTTTAATTGACATATTCATGTGTTTCAGTCATTCTATTTACCCGGTTCGTTGGATGTGACTGACAAACAAATGGACCAATGGAATGTATCCCCACCCCCACTCTATTTATGGAGCCATCCCGATTGGACACAGAAGCACAGGAGAATAGCTGAGGAGCATGGTCACTCCACATTGAAGGTTGTTTCCCGcaccaatggagtggattgtcTTTCATGATATTCCTACATATAATAACTGTGAATTTCCTTTTGAGCAGAATGGCACGTATGGGACTAGGAATGAAACCTACATTGGTGAGGACACAAACTTTGTTGTTGAGAGAGAAGAACAATTAAATGGACTCCCTCCAGAAAAGCATGTAGAAGTTGCACGTGAGGGAAAAAAGTTTGCTTCGAGAAAAAGAAATCCATGTCAAGCAAATCAAAATGGTGTTCATCATGAAGCGAGAGACTCTCATTCTGGCTACAAAGTCCATTACAGTGAAAGAATAGAAGGAATGGCCTCACATACCTCCAGAAGGGTAACAGAATCGGAGGCAACAGGAGATGCTACGAAACCAGATTCAGACATGAGCATCTCACCCTCTGACTCTAGGAATACTCAGTATAAATCAAGGAGTGATTCTCCAATTTGTAGTGAATATCCCTCTCAGGGAATGGCACATCAGGACAATTATTTCGGTAATCCTGCCCAGGAGCCCAGCGCATCTCCCCTTGAGAGGGTACCCTATGAGGACTACATTAGAGATGTCGCCGAATATGGAGTTGCATCTGTAGAAAAGCACCTTGCTATTTCTGCTGATAATATTGGTGCTGGCTTGAGGATGCACAGTCCTCATCTCAAAGAACTGAATGGGGTCTATGATGGTGGTCCAAATAGTAATTTATGTCCAGCATCTGGTGGAACTGGTGGCAGCTTTTACAGCAACCAGAACTTAGAAAACTGTCCAATGGATTACAGCATGGAGAATACTGGCTTTGCTCAAAGGAATGCTGTTGCAGGAATGTATGATGGACGTATCAGGGACAAACATACCCTATCGGAGGTAACTGCCACTGATATTCGAGCACAGATAAGAATGTACGGTGGACAAACAGGAAGTGATCGCCCCCAGGCACCCATGAACCCTCCTGCCACTGATATTCGAGCACAAATAAGAATGTACGGCCGACAGGACACACAGACAAGTGGATACCCTGGATCTGCAGACACACAGTCGACTTTAACTTCCTCCTTGCATGGAGTTTCGTCTTTGGGTTCGTCCATGATGGACATGTATACTCCCTGCCCTCATCATGAAACAAACTATACAACAGGCCTGTACAGTGTTCCTGGCAATAGAAGCAATATGACACCAGATCCTTTCAACTTCACCTCTCGGCAGCAGTATCCATACCCACATCCTGGAGCTTTCGGTGACTGGCATGGCTAGTGACTAAACTTTTGAAATTTCCATAGGATGCTCTTAACTGGCATTTGTGTTTTGTATGTAATATAGCGTGAATATGAAAGAACCCCTAGGATGTTAAAATTAAAAGGTTACTATGTATAAATGGAGAAGTTGGTTAGTGGTTCCATTTTGCGCTTAGTTATAATCTTTGAGCTTCATCTATGGAGTAGGTGATTGTACatggtttttttttccttctataATTTTGTTGTGGAGCAGGTGCGTGGGCTATATTTGGTTTGTACATGTACTCCGGTTGAATGTTTGAATCGTATTGAGTAAATTTCTGTCAATCCTGGTGGAATCCAAGTTGCTCAAGCGATTGTATAAAACTACCCAGATGCGATTCTGTCTAAAAAAGGTGAAGGTGGAGGCAGTCCAACCAGTACTTGTGGCCATCGGTCTCGTAGGTGGTGCTGGAGAAGAGCCGGTCGTGCTTGTCTGTCCTCCGAGTACAGATGTGCCTTCTCAGCTTTTTTTTTAGATCATGGAAAAGTTCCGGCCTTGATTGTTCACACGTGAATGACTGCAGCCAAAAAAGTTACAAGAGTTCTTAGATCCTAAACCTCAAATGAGGAGCATCACAACTACAAGATAGAAACCTATAAAATTAAGGAAGAAAATTAGAAGACTAGCTCCAATTTTCTTCTTCGTTTGTGTTAGTCGTAGAACTTGTCGCACACTGCCACCATGTCCTGCAGCAACTGCTCGGCCGGCATCATCGCCATCCTGTCCTCAATTCTGGTGATGTAAATTTAGGCCCTGTTAAGTTCCCGAAAATTTTTCTATagtatccatcacatcgaatgttcgaacacatacatgaagcattaaatgtagttaaaaaaataactaattacacagtctaactgattagtatgagatgaatcttttaaacctaattagtccatgattgaacattatttatcaggtaacaacgaaatgtgctacagtaccaaaaccaataacttttcaccaactaaacagagccttacTAACTGGGATTCTGACTCGTTGGCTCGCTGATATGCCGATGACGGGCAGGGACACGGCAGCggaggcgcgccgccgccctcggagGTGGTGGCCAGCCATGCTTAGAGAGAGGGGGTATGGAATGGAAAGGGAGAAGATAATGGAGGAAATGTGAGGTACAGCAGGAGTGGGTACGAGAAGGCACAAGGATTAGATATTTTCTAATATGTGTTAACTAGTCAGCGTCCGATCCATCAGACCTATGACTCCTAGCATTTCTCTAAAATAATCTATGCATGTCTTTCGGGCTAGCATATCCACAATAGGAATATTGACGTCAGACGTAGTGGTGTAGCACACAACATAGTAGTGCAGAGGCACTACCCATTCAACGGAGAAAAGTTAAGATGAAATGAATAATGCAAATCGGATTCTTCCACCTTAATTTAGATATCAAATCTGAATTTTCTATTTGAACCACTATGATTTAGATATCAATAAATACAACAATAGTTTTCTTAGAGCCTCTCTGGGAGGGTTCCACCTGCAGCGGCTTGAGCTCCTTATGTTGTACTGGAGGCTTGGTTTGCTGGGCTCCTCCCCTTGATGGGCATTATTTGACATTGAGCAATGAGCAGTGCGTGCGTGGCACAAGTGATTTTTATAGGAGGATCCACACGTCAGGGACTCACTGTAGACGATACATGTCCGAGGAAACCTCTCCCATAAAATCACTTACCTAGTTGGTATCAAGTAAAATTTGACTTAAAAGATATCTGAACAAAAGAGTTGACTTGAAGAGCTCCATTTCATATCTGCAGTATTTTACGAGCAAAGGAAATGCAGTAAGCACCATGCAGAGAAACACCCTTTCCTGTCAGAGTCGACAGAAAAAACATTTCAACATCAAATCTATACAGGTGGTTCCAATCATAGAGGAAAATTAACATCATCGCCCATATCTTTGAATATGAATGGCAGACACCAAGAACACACAAAAACACACAATATGAAGTCTGAACTCGTGTTAAACAAACCCACATTGAAGTTTTGCATCGTCTCCAACATTTTTGGGTGTCCATGATCTTCACTCACTGGAGCAAAGCGCTGTCTGACCAGGTGTCAAATACTGACTCACTGTGCCATTCACCTTTGCGAACCTACAAAGGCTACAAACTTTCACAAACTCATATTTTACACACTACCCATCCATCTTTAGTGAACTCAGCCGTCTTATTCTTTGATCAAGCTCGGCCATAACAACTGTCTCCTGCTTTTTCCTCTCCTTTGTGATTGTGTTTGTAGTCATTGAACCAATCTTGTCAAATGCAAACTGGAAAAGCAAGGGTAAATGATCTATCATCAACCAATGTCTGGCAAAAGAAATTATCAAGAACAACAGCTATGATAAAAAAAATCTGTGACAAGACATTTGCATAGACTAATAGACTAGTAAGCAATGTGCCACTTCCTATACCAAATTTGTTGGCACAGTAATACAAATGGATTACGAATACccacaaaagaaaaggaatatGAAAATAACAGGGAAGAAGGAAGATTTACCGTGAGGAGTTCATCAGGGTCATATAGATGATGAGTGGTTGTTTGTAAAATATCAATCACATCACCTAATTGTCGGATGCATAGTAGATCATCTTCTCTCATCTGCAAATTTGGAGAACATAAGAAAACCAAGCTACTGTAATAGAAAAAGAAGGTATCCTTTAACTGATGTGGGCTGGGGATTTAAGCACAATATGGGAGGCTTCTTGAGCATATACCTTGAAAATTGCCAGAGCAACATGGAACAAAACCTTTGCTCCTTCATTGAATAAAACATCCCACACCCGTAGGGTTGTCTGCTAACAGCAATAAGTGTGAGAAGAACTTCAAATAAGTTTGGCAAATCATATAGGGACTACATAAACATCGATACTGTTTAAACTTTTGTCTAACCTCTGAAGGCAGGCTTTTTGAAAAGAGGCACAAGAACCATTCTGTAGCAACAAGTGAAACATCAAACCCCATTGCTTCAAGATGAGCAGCAATCCTACACCAATTGACCAATACAGTATTGTTAGCCATCATGGCATGATGGTTTCTGCTCTGACGTCATCAACATAAAGGGATAGAAAAACCTTGGACATTTCTTAGCCAGGAGATCTTTGAACACCCTCTGCTCAACATGGCATCCAGAAAGAGTGTCAGTATAGCAATCACTGACAAGTACATTCTCCAGGAGTACAGCAAGCATCCAAAATGCATCCTCCTCTGTCTTCATAACGAGCAACAAGAGTGCAGCTACATAATTTAGGCCCTGCAGTAGATGCATTAGTGATTCATGTGCTCATTGATATACAGTTATACACAAAGAACAAAGCCTTTTAGTCCCAAGAAAGTTGGGGAATACTAGATGTATTAATTGATACAGTcagattttaacaacttcaaATTATGCTAACTTGGCAATATCCAACTTCTGAATCACGGAATGAGTAACCTACAAGTACTCGTCGAAGAGATGCCTGGCCTTCCTCACTGTTCAACCATGGATGGCAAGGGAAAGTACGAGGAAGATCCTGTAAAATCCTCTTCACCATTATTAGTATTAATGCCTACACCATTTTGCCGAAATAGGCAAATGATATAATGAAACCACCCCATTGGTAACTAAGGCTGAATTAT carries:
- the LOC120712098 gene encoding growth hormone-regulated TBC protein 1-like isoform X1 yields the protein MFGTQTRDVADDFNPRRRRTLWNTPTVSMSATTHTIRYNTGKKSLFNARFMSVKFEDLYGFMVEGNVDDVNVLNEVRERITEQGRVWWALEANKGANWYLQPKISSNEGVISVTSLKLSVLTNTITLRRLIRKGVPPVLRPKVWLSVSGAAKKRSTVPETYYDELIRATEGKTTPATRQIDHDLPRTFPCHPWLNSEEGQASLRRVLVGYSFRDSEVGYCQGLNYVAALLLLVMKTEEDAFWMLAVLLENVLVSDCYTDTLSGCHVEQRVFKDLLAKKCPRIAAHLEAMGFDVSLVATEWFLCLFSKSLPSETTLRVWDVLFNEGAKVLFHVALAIFKMREDDLLCIRQLGDVIDILQTTTHHLYDPDELLTFAFDKIGSMTTNTITKERKKQETVVMAELDQRIRRLSSLKMDG
- the LOC120712098 gene encoding growth hormone-regulated TBC protein 1-like isoform X3, whose protein sequence is MFGTQTRDVADDFNPRRRRTLWNTPTVSMSATTHTIRYNTGKKSLFNARFMSVKFEDLYGFMVEGNVDDVNVLNEVRERITEQGRVWWALEANKGANWYLQPKISSNEGVISVTSLKLSVLTNTITLRRLIRKGVPPVLRPKVWLSVSGAAKKRSTVPETYYDELIRATEGKTTPATRQIDHGLNYVAALLLLVMKTEEDAFWMLAVLLENVLVSDCYTDTLSGCHVEQRVFKDLLAKKCPRIAAHLEAMGFDVSLVATEWFLCLFSKSLPSETTLRVWDVLFNEGAKVLFHVALAIFKMREDDLLCIRQLGDVIDILQTTTHHLYDPDELLTFAFDKIGSMTTNTITKERKKQETVVMAELDQRIRRLSSLKMDG
- the LOC120712098 gene encoding growth hormone-regulated TBC protein 1-like isoform X2, whose product is MFGTQTRDVADDFNPRRRRTLWNTPTVSMSATTHTIRYNTGKKSLFNARFMSVKFEDLYGFMVEGNVDDVNVLNEVRERITEQGRVWWALEANKGANWYLQPKISSNEGVISVTSLKLSVLTNTITLRRLIRKGVPPVLRPKVWLSVSGAAKKRSTVPETYYDELIRATEGKTTPATRQIDHDLPRTFPCHPWLNSEEGQASLRRVLGLNYVAALLLLVMKTEEDAFWMLAVLLENVLVSDCYTDTLSGCHVEQRVFKDLLAKKCPRIAAHLEAMGFDVSLVATEWFLCLFSKSLPSETTLRVWDVLFNEGAKVLFHVALAIFKMREDDLLCIRQLGDVIDILQTTTHHLYDPDELLTFAFDKIGSMTTNTITKERKKQETVVMAELDQRIRRLSSLKMDG